The Verrucomicrobiia bacterium genome window below encodes:
- a CDS encoding sugar ABC transporter substrate-binding protein, with the protein MRRWLVVLFLLAGCVKPGDNRVEISYQTIETLPEQQALHQKIVAEFEKSHPQIHVRVLYDTSKFQKLNVQLAGGAAPDLFYYVVDRLPALAQRGQVADLTENFSSLADQFFTEVVESCQINGRLCMVPFHFSADVLFYNRDWFEKAGEPVPNESWDWQKFAEVAARLAAQRQARIPTVLPRPLLLVQSFGGVLFTDGKCTVKSPESVAALQFYRDLVTRGIAPTTAAMGEVEAFDGVNLFRNGKIPVLVGRTYMLTEFDHIADFRWDAAPVPKGKVRWSRLSVGGNCVWNGTKHPQEAWDFARFYSTEGARIAAKSRNAIPALKVAAASAQFPPAMMEALKYSHLDNPWGYAFWDEFNQKAFFETTDAVALGRLTPDAAARTIESLGNDLLHPR; encoded by the coding sequence ATGAGAAGGTGGCTGGTTGTCCTGTTCCTCCTGGCTGGCTGTGTGAAACCAGGGGACAATCGCGTCGAGATTTCGTACCAGACCATCGAGACATTGCCGGAACAACAGGCGCTTCACCAAAAGATCGTTGCCGAGTTTGAGAAGTCGCATCCGCAAATCCACGTGCGGGTCCTCTACGACACCTCCAAGTTTCAGAAACTGAATGTGCAACTGGCGGGCGGCGCGGCTCCCGACTTGTTCTACTACGTGGTGGATCGGCTCCCAGCGTTGGCGCAACGAGGCCAGGTTGCCGACCTGACAGAAAACTTTTCGTCCCTTGCCGATCAATTCTTTACGGAAGTTGTCGAGTCGTGTCAAATCAACGGCAGGCTCTGCATGGTGCCGTTCCACTTCAGCGCCGACGTCCTGTTTTACAACCGCGACTGGTTTGAAAAGGCCGGCGAACCAGTGCCGAATGAATCCTGGGATTGGCAGAAATTCGCGGAGGTCGCGGCCCGATTGGCAGCCCAGCGACAAGCGCGGATACCGACCGTTTTGCCGCGACCACTGCTCCTCGTGCAATCCTTCGGCGGGGTGCTCTTCACGGACGGGAAGTGCACAGTCAAGTCACCTGAGTCGGTTGCTGCGCTCCAATTCTATCGTGATCTGGTGACGCGTGGAATTGCCCCGACGACCGCGGCCATGGGTGAGGTGGAGGCGTTTGACGGCGTGAATCTGTTCCGCAATGGGAAGATACCGGTTCTCGTTGGACGCACGTATATGCTGACGGAGTTTGACCACATCGCTGATTTCCGTTGGGATGCGGCCCCTGTGCCCAAGGGCAAGGTACGCTGGTCGCGGTTGTCGGTCGGCGGCAATTGTGTATGGAATGGCACGAAGCATCCACAGGAAGCGTGGGATTTCGCGCGGTTCTATTCCACAGAAGGCGCGAGGATCGCCGCGAAGAGTCGAAATGCGATTCCCGCGTTGAAAGTCGCCGCGGCTTCGGCACAATTCCCGCCGGCAATGATGGAAGCGTTGAAGTATTCCCACCTGGACAATCCGTGGGGCTACGCCTTTTGGGACGAGTTCAACCAGAAGGCATTCTTTGAAACGACTGATGCCGTGGCCCTGGGGCGACTCACGCCAGATGCTGCCGCGCGCACGATTGAATCTCTCGGGAACGACCTGTTGC